A window of Streptomyces armeniacus contains these coding sequences:
- a CDS encoding VOC family protein yields MSPHKNPHLGGIVLGSTDPERLWEWYRTAFAPGAAKDGEMLGLELGGTYLIFESRDDVAAKAAEPGRILVNFEVADIRASEKHLDETLSVHWIRPVTDMDGEVFLATVEDPDGNYIQLYQEQEPKQDPSAGAGA; encoded by the coding sequence ATGTCCCCGCACAAGAACCCCCACCTCGGCGGCATCGTCCTGGGCAGCACCGACCCCGAACGGCTCTGGGAGTGGTACCGCACGGCGTTCGCGCCCGGGGCCGCGAAGGACGGCGAGATGCTGGGACTCGAGCTGGGCGGCACGTATCTGATCTTCGAGAGCCGCGACGACGTCGCCGCGAAGGCCGCCGAGCCCGGACGCATCCTCGTCAACTTCGAGGTGGCCGACATCCGCGCCTCCGAGAAGCACCTCGACGAGACGTTGAGCGTGCACTGGATCCGCCCCGTCACCGACATGGACGGCGAGGTCTTCCTCGCCACCGTCGAGGACCCGGACGGCAACTACATCCAGCTCTACCAGGAGCAGGAGCCGAAGCAGGACCCGTCCGCCGGCGCCGGGGCGTAG
- a CDS encoding allantoate amidohydrolase: MWRELAALGRDSHSGGYRRYAWTAADADCRAWFTAQAEARGLTYELDRNGNQWAWLGEPRTGAGARTEADPGARTGADRGARTGAGAVGDAVVTGSHLDSVPDGGAFDGPLGVVSAFAALDELRARGARPAKPLAVVNFGDEEGARFGLACVGSRLTAGQLGVEQAHALRDGDGVSLRQAMEGAGYDPEAIGPDPERLAGIGAFVELHVEQGRALADTAHPVGVASAIWPHGRWRFDFHGEANHAGTTRIDDRRDPMLTYANTVLAARKKARLAGALATFGKVAVEPNGVNAIPSLVRGWLDSRAADEETLAAVVAEIEKAAAERGARDGVEVLVSRESFTPVVEFAHGLRDRIAERLGEGVPVLPTGAGHDAGILSAAVPTAMLYVRNPTGVSHSPAEFAEEDDCVAGVTALADVLEGLACQQ; the protein is encoded by the coding sequence ATGTGGCGCGAACTGGCCGCGCTCGGACGGGACTCCCACAGCGGCGGCTACCGCCGCTACGCCTGGACCGCCGCCGACGCCGACTGCCGCGCCTGGTTCACGGCACAGGCGGAGGCGCGCGGGCTGACGTACGAACTGGACCGGAACGGCAACCAGTGGGCATGGCTCGGCGAGCCCCGTACGGGTGCCGGCGCGCGTACGGAGGCGGATCCGGGCGCGCGTACGGGCGCGGATCGGGGTGCGCGTACGGGCGCGGGTGCGGTGGGGGACGCCGTGGTCACCGGCTCGCATCTGGACTCCGTACCGGACGGTGGTGCGTTCGACGGCCCCCTCGGCGTCGTCTCCGCCTTCGCCGCCTTGGACGAGCTCCGCGCGCGCGGAGCCCGGCCCGCCAAGCCCCTCGCCGTCGTCAACTTCGGCGACGAGGAGGGCGCCCGGTTCGGCCTCGCCTGCGTCGGCTCCCGGCTGACGGCCGGGCAGCTCGGCGTGGAGCAGGCGCACGCGCTGCGCGACGGCGACGGCGTCTCGCTGCGGCAGGCGATGGAGGGCGCCGGGTACGACCCGGAGGCCATCGGCCCCGACCCCGAACGGCTCGCGGGCATCGGCGCGTTCGTCGAACTCCACGTCGAGCAGGGCCGCGCGCTCGCGGACACCGCGCACCCGGTCGGCGTGGCCTCGGCCATCTGGCCGCACGGGCGCTGGCGGTTCGACTTCCACGGCGAGGCCAACCACGCGGGCACCACCCGTATCGACGACCGCCGTGACCCGATGCTCACGTACGCCAACACGGTGCTGGCCGCCCGCAAGAAGGCCCGGCTCGCGGGCGCCCTCGCCACCTTCGGCAAGGTCGCCGTCGAACCGAACGGCGTCAACGCCATCCCCTCGCTCGTACGCGGCTGGCTCGACTCGCGCGCTGCCGACGAGGAGACGCTGGCGGCGGTCGTCGCGGAGATCGAGAAGGCCGCGGCGGAACGCGGGGCACGGGACGGCGTCGAGGTGCTGGTCAGCCGGGAGTCGTTCACACCGGTGGTCGAGTTCGCGCACGGGCTGCGGGACCGGATCGCGGAACGGCTGGGGGAGGGCGTACCGGTCCTGCCGACGGGCGCGGGACACGACGCGGGAATCCTGTCCGCGGCGGTGCCGACGGCCATGCTGTACGTACGCAACCCGACGGGGGTCTCGCACTCGCCGGCGGAGTTCGCCGAGGAGGACGACTGCGTGGCCGGGGTGACCGCGCTCGCCGACGTGCTGGAGGGACTGGCGTGCCAGCAGTGA
- the hutU gene encoding urocanate hydratase, producing MSGPRPVRAPRGTRLSARGWQQEAALRMLQNNLDPEVAEHPDQLVVYGGTGKAARDWGSFDAMVRTLETLRDDETMLVQSGRPVGVMQTHEWAPRVLLANSNLVGDWANWEEFRRLDALGLTMYGQMTAGSWIYIGTQGILQGTYETFAAVAAKLTREGRTADGTLAGTLTLTAGLGGMGGAQPLAVTMNGGVALCVECDPSRIERRREHGYLDVHADSLDEALRLTEEARNARRPLSVGVLGNAAEVLPRLLARGAPVDIVTDQTSAHDPLAYLPLGVEFDEMAAYAAAKPADFTARAQESMARHVEAMVGFMDAGAEVFDYGNSIRGEARTGGYARAFDFPGFVPAYIRPLFCEGKGPFRWAALSGDPKDIAATDRALLELFPENASLARWLKLAGERVHFQGLPARICWLGYGERAKAGERFNDMVASGELAAPLVLGRDHLDCGSVASPYRETEAMRDGSDAIADWPLLNAMVNVASGASWVSVHHGGGVGMGRSLHAGQVTVADGTQQAGEKLRRVLTNDPGMGVIRHVDAGYERAEEIAAERGVRVPMRESGGTA from the coding sequence ATGTCAGGACCCCGACCGGTACGCGCACCGCGCGGCACCCGGCTCAGTGCACGGGGGTGGCAGCAGGAGGCCGCCCTCCGGATGCTCCAGAACAACCTGGACCCGGAGGTCGCCGAGCACCCGGACCAGCTCGTCGTCTACGGCGGCACCGGGAAGGCCGCCCGCGACTGGGGCTCGTTCGACGCCATGGTGCGCACCCTGGAGACGCTCCGGGACGACGAGACGATGCTCGTCCAGTCCGGCCGCCCGGTCGGCGTCATGCAGACCCACGAGTGGGCGCCGCGGGTGCTCCTCGCCAACTCCAACCTGGTCGGCGACTGGGCGAACTGGGAGGAGTTCCGCCGCCTCGACGCCCTCGGCCTCACCATGTACGGGCAGATGACCGCCGGTTCGTGGATCTACATCGGCACGCAGGGCATCCTCCAGGGCACGTACGAGACGTTCGCCGCCGTCGCCGCCAAGCTCACGCGCGAGGGCCGCACGGCGGACGGCACCCTCGCCGGGACGCTCACCCTCACCGCCGGGCTCGGCGGCATGGGCGGCGCGCAGCCGCTCGCCGTCACCATGAACGGCGGCGTCGCCCTCTGCGTCGAGTGCGACCCCTCGCGAATCGAGCGCCGCAGGGAGCACGGTTACCTCGACGTTCACGCCGACTCCCTCGACGAGGCACTGCGGCTGACGGAGGAGGCGCGGAACGCGCGCCGCCCGCTGTCCGTCGGCGTGCTCGGCAACGCCGCGGAGGTGCTGCCGCGGCTGCTCGCGCGGGGCGCGCCCGTCGACATCGTGACCGACCAGACGTCGGCGCACGACCCGCTCGCGTATCTGCCACTGGGCGTCGAGTTCGACGAGATGGCCGCGTACGCCGCCGCGAAGCCCGCCGACTTCACAGCGCGCGCACAGGAGTCCATGGCCCGGCACGTCGAGGCGATGGTGGGCTTCATGGACGCGGGCGCCGAGGTCTTCGACTACGGCAACTCGATCCGCGGCGAGGCCAGGACGGGCGGCTACGCGCGGGCTTTCGACTTCCCGGGCTTCGTCCCCGCGTACATCCGGCCGCTGTTCTGCGAGGGCAAGGGCCCGTTCCGGTGGGCGGCACTGTCCGGCGACCCGAAGGACATCGCGGCGACCGACCGCGCGCTGCTCGAACTCTTCCCGGAGAACGCCTCGCTGGCCCGCTGGCTGAAGCTCGCCGGGGAGCGCGTGCACTTCCAGGGCCTCCCCGCCCGCATCTGCTGGCTCGGCTACGGCGAGCGCGCGAAGGCCGGCGAACGCTTCAACGACATGGTCGCCTCCGGTGAACTCGCCGCCCCGCTCGTCCTCGGCCGCGACCACCTCGACTGCGGCTCCGTCGCCTCCCCGTACCGCGAGACGGAGGCCATGCGGGACGGCTCCGACGCGATCGCCGACTGGCCGCTGCTCAACGCCATGGTGAACGTCGCCTCCGGCGCCTCCTGGGTCTCCGTCCACCACGGCGGCGGCGTGGGCATGGGACGCTCCCTGCACGCGGGCCAGGTGACGGTCGCGGACGGCACGCAGCAGGCGGGCGAGAAGCTGCGCCGGGTGCTGACGAACGACCCGGGCATGGGCGTCATCCGGCACGTCGACGCCGGATACGAGCGGGCCGAGGAGATCGCGGCGGAGCGCGGCGTACGGGTGCCGATGCGCGAGTCGGGGGGCACGGCGTGA
- a CDS encoding TIGR03086 family metal-binding protein, whose amino-acid sequence MSGPEETESTALLERAIGYALCSVRTVTPGLLTRATPCRGWDLHRLLRHTNDSLAALHEGIDAGSVDLAPAEEPYGDPAEAFRTRASRLLGTWSALHAPGPDGDCAGERLVAVGDWPLTAAIVARTGALEIAVHGWDIAQATGLPRPIPPALATELLRTARHLVPEPRYRQPLFALPVEAPPYADPSDRLVAFLGRDPAAPHGRAGGNGSAHGGTGGPGTGPGTGGSGSGSGSGGT is encoded by the coding sequence ATGAGCGGGCCGGAGGAGACCGAGAGCACCGCGCTGCTGGAGAGGGCGATCGGCTACGCCCTCTGCAGCGTGCGCACCGTCACCCCCGGGCTGCTGACGCGGGCCACGCCCTGCCGGGGCTGGGACCTGCACAGGCTGCTGCGGCACACGAACGACTCCCTCGCCGCCCTGCACGAGGGCATCGACGCCGGGTCCGTGGACCTGGCGCCCGCGGAGGAGCCGTACGGCGATCCGGCCGAGGCGTTCCGTACGCGCGCCTCGCGCCTGCTCGGCACGTGGTCGGCGCTCCACGCGCCGGGCCCGGACGGCGACTGCGCCGGAGAGCGGCTCGTCGCCGTCGGGGACTGGCCGCTGACGGCTGCCATCGTCGCCCGTACGGGTGCGCTCGAGATCGCGGTGCACGGCTGGGACATCGCCCAGGCGACCGGGCTGCCCCGGCCGATACCGCCGGCGCTGGCGACCGAACTGCTGCGTACGGCGCGGCATCTGGTGCCGGAGCCGCGCTACCGGCAGCCGCTGTTCGCGCTGCCGGTCGAGGCACCGCCGTACGCCGATCCGAGCGACCGGCTGGTGGCCTTCCTCGGCCGCGATCCGGCGGCGCCGCACGGCCGCGCCGGCGGCAACGGCAGCGCCCACGGCGGGACGGGCGGGCCGGGCACGGGCCCAGGCACCGGGGGCTCCGGCTCCGGCTCCGGCTCCGGCGGCACGTAG
- a CDS encoding diaminopimelate decarboxylase, with the protein MDHAHPAASAASAAPEAPATAHAGALAARRDRAVRAAVAQGLVDDARQPVAALLDVASVRESAAALRTAFAAVTADGQDVLHTFAVKAAALVPVLRLLTDCGIGAEVASPGELALARAAGVSPARTVLDSPAKTGAELSEALALGIAVNADNPQELSRLDALRPSPAARLGLRVNPQLGGGAIDAMSTATATSKFGVALRDEGARDWVVRAYRERPWLTRLHCHVGSQGMALDAMAAGVRATYELAEEINAAAGRRQIDTLDIGGGLPVNFASDETSPTFDAYARHLARTVPGLFDGRYALVTEFGRALLARAGTVLARVEYAKSAGGRAIAVTHAGAQVAVRTVFAPDAWPLRVRAYDAQGRPKDAPAVRQDIAGPCCFAGDLVARDRELPLLAAGDHAALLDTGAYYFSNPFGYNSLPRPGVYGFTCDDAPRERESANGQDGGAAAAAVRFLPVREPQTLDDIVAESGGARRDALL; encoded by the coding sequence ATGGACCACGCACATCCCGCCGCATCCGCCGCATCCGCAGCTCCCGAGGCGCCCGCCACCGCGCACGCCGGCGCCCTGGCCGCCCGCCGGGACCGGGCCGTACGCGCCGCCGTCGCCCAGGGCCTGGTGGACGACGCCCGGCAGCCCGTCGCCGCGCTCCTGGACGTGGCGTCCGTACGGGAGTCGGCCGCCGCCCTCCGTACGGCTTTCGCCGCCGTGACCGCCGACGGCCAGGACGTCCTGCACACCTTCGCCGTCAAGGCCGCCGCCCTCGTGCCCGTACTGCGGCTGCTGACCGACTGCGGCATCGGCGCCGAGGTGGCCAGCCCCGGCGAACTGGCGCTGGCCCGCGCCGCAGGCGTGAGCCCCGCCCGTACGGTCCTCGACAGCCCCGCCAAGACCGGCGCCGAGCTCTCCGAGGCGCTCGCACTCGGCATCGCCGTCAACGCCGACAACCCCCAGGAGCTGTCGCGCCTCGACGCGCTCCGCCCCTCCCCCGCCGCGCGGCTCGGGCTGCGCGTCAACCCGCAGCTGGGCGGCGGCGCCATCGACGCGATGAGCACGGCGACCGCCACCTCCAAGTTCGGCGTCGCGCTGCGCGACGAGGGCGCGCGCGACTGGGTCGTACGCGCCTACCGCGAGCGCCCCTGGCTGACCCGGCTGCACTGCCACGTCGGCTCGCAAGGCATGGCGCTGGACGCGATGGCGGCGGGCGTACGGGCCACGTACGAGCTGGCCGAGGAGATCAACGCCGCCGCCGGGCGCCGGCAGATCGACACCCTCGACATCGGCGGCGGCCTCCCGGTGAACTTCGCCTCCGACGAGACCTCGCCCACCTTCGACGCGTACGCCCGTCACCTGGCCCGTACGGTGCCGGGGCTGTTCGACGGGCGGTACGCGCTGGTCACCGAGTTCGGGCGGGCGCTGCTCGCCCGCGCGGGCACGGTGCTGGCACGCGTCGAGTACGCCAAGTCGGCCGGCGGGCGCGCGATCGCGGTGACGCACGCGGGCGCGCAGGTCGCGGTCCGTACGGTCTTCGCGCCTGACGCGTGGCCGCTGCGCGTGCGGGCGTACGACGCGCAGGGGCGGCCGAAGGACGCACCGGCCGTACGGCAGGACATCGCGGGCCCGTGCTGCTTCGCGGGCGACCTGGTGGCGCGCGACCGCGAGCTGCCGCTGCTGGCGGCGGGGGACCACGCGGCGCTGCTGGACACGGGCGCGTACTACTTCTCCAACCCGTTCGGCTACAACTCGCTGCCCCGGCCGGGGGTTTACGGCTTCACGTGCGACGACGCCCCTCGGGAGAGGGAGAGCGCGAACGGGCAGGACGGCGGTGCGGCGGCGGCCGCGGTGCGGTTCCTCCCCGTACGCGAGCCGCAGACCCTCGACGACATCGTGGCCGAATCGGGCGGTGCGCGGCGCGACGCGCTGCTCTGA
- a CDS encoding APC family permease, with product MPNPPQAEAAAADEPATPLKRAIGPRLLILFVIGDILGTGIYATTGNVAGKVGGALWLPFAISFVVALLTAASYVELVGKYPRAAGAALYTQKAFRVPFLTFIIAFMVMCSGLASASAAARAFGGDYLQEFVDIPPTLVAVLFVLALAALTLRGVSESVRTNVVLTVVEVTGLLVILGIGAYAVLTGDGEPARLTEVDTGGTGHALVSGVLGATALAFFAYVGFEDSVNMAEETKNPARTFPRAIFIGVTVTGTVYILVALVSSLLVPPGTLESSSGPLLEVVKAGGVDFPPRLFALIALFAVSNSALINIMMASRLVYGMANERVLPPGMGRILPHRRTPVAGILFVSLIAVGLVSTGEIGGLGDTTSFLLLCVFFVVNVAVLVLRRDTVEHAHFRTPTALPVLGAVTSLILASPLADRDTEVYVRAGVLLAIGVGLWVVNKLALAAADR from the coding sequence ATGCCGAATCCACCGCAAGCAGAAGCCGCGGCCGCCGACGAGCCGGCCACCCCTCTGAAGCGCGCCATCGGTCCCCGGCTGCTGATCCTGTTCGTCATCGGCGACATCCTCGGCACCGGCATCTACGCCACCACGGGCAACGTCGCGGGCAAGGTCGGCGGCGCGCTGTGGCTGCCGTTCGCGATCAGCTTCGTGGTCGCGCTGCTCACCGCCGCGTCGTACGTCGAACTGGTCGGCAAGTACCCGCGTGCGGCGGGCGCCGCGCTCTACACCCAGAAGGCGTTCCGGGTGCCGTTCCTGACGTTCATCATCGCGTTCATGGTGATGTGCTCGGGGCTGGCCTCGGCGAGCGCGGCGGCGCGCGCGTTCGGCGGGGACTACCTCCAGGAGTTCGTGGACATCCCGCCCACGCTCGTCGCCGTCCTGTTCGTCCTCGCGCTCGCCGCGCTCACGCTGCGCGGCGTCTCGGAGTCCGTACGGACGAACGTGGTGCTGACCGTCGTCGAGGTCACCGGCCTGCTGGTGATCCTGGGCATCGGCGCCTACGCGGTGCTGACCGGCGACGGCGAACCGGCCCGGCTCACCGAGGTCGACACCGGCGGCACCGGGCACGCGCTGGTCAGCGGCGTACTGGGGGCGACGGCGCTGGCGTTCTTCGCGTACGTCGGCTTCGAGGACTCCGTCAACATGGCCGAGGAGACGAAGAACCCCGCGCGCACCTTCCCGCGCGCCATCTTCATCGGCGTGACCGTCACCGGCACCGTCTACATCCTGGTGGCGCTGGTCTCCTCGCTGCTGGTGCCGCCCGGCACGCTGGAGTCCTCGTCGGGGCCGCTGCTGGAGGTCGTGAAGGCGGGCGGCGTGGACTTCCCGCCCAGGCTCTTCGCGCTCATCGCGCTGTTCGCCGTCTCCAACTCCGCCCTCATCAACATCATGATGGCGTCCCGGCTCGTCTACGGCATGGCCAACGAGCGGGTGCTGCCGCCCGGCATGGGGCGCATCCTGCCGCACCGGCGCACACCGGTCGCGGGCATCCTCTTCGTCTCGCTGATCGCCGTCGGGCTGGTGTCGACGGGAGAGATCGGCGGTCTCGGGGACACCACCTCGTTCCTGCTGCTGTGCGTCTTCTTCGTGGTCAACGTCGCGGTGCTGGTGCTGCGCCGGGACACGGTGGAGCACGCGCACTTCCGTACGCCCACCGCGCTGCCGGTGCTGGGCGCCGTCACGTCGCTGATCCTGGCCAGCCCGCTCGCGGACCGGGACACGGAGGTCTACGTACGGGCGGGAGTGCTGCTGGCGATCGGCGTCGGCCTGTGGGTGGTGAACAAGCTCGCGCTGGCGGCCGCGGACCGATGA
- a CDS encoding formimidoylglutamate deiminase, with product MTYWAEYAWLNGTVEPGVALDVAAGRITAVRTGVHAPAASDVPLRGLTVPGLANAHSHAFHRALRGTVQVGSGTFWTWREVMYQVAARLTPDTYFALARAVYAEMALAGITAVGEFHYVHHARGGTRYDDPNAMGHALIAAATEAGIRITLLDTCYLSAGFGKAPGTHQLRFSDGTADAWAERVDALRPDLHARIGAAVHSVRAVPAGQLGTVARWAKERRVPLHVHLSEQTAENDACREAYGRTPTQLLAEHGVTGPRTTAVHATHLTDADIALLGGSATGVCMCPTTERDLADGIGPAVALQRAGSPLSLGSDSHAVIDLLEEARALELDERLRTRTRGHWTAAQLLRTATEHGHAALGWPEAGRLERGAPADFTTVALDSVRTAGPPPRLATEAAVFAAGSADVRHTVVGGRYVVRDGVHGVVGDVAEALRTSIAAVRE from the coding sequence GTGACCTACTGGGCCGAGTACGCCTGGCTGAACGGGACCGTCGAGCCCGGCGTCGCCCTGGACGTGGCCGCCGGCCGGATCACCGCCGTACGCACGGGCGTGCACGCGCCCGCCGCGTCCGACGTGCCGCTGCGCGGCCTCACCGTCCCCGGCCTCGCCAACGCCCACAGCCACGCCTTCCACCGCGCCCTGCGCGGCACCGTCCAGGTCGGCTCGGGCACGTTCTGGACGTGGCGTGAGGTGATGTACCAGGTCGCCGCCCGGCTCACCCCCGACACGTACTTCGCGCTCGCGCGCGCCGTGTACGCCGAGATGGCGCTCGCGGGGATCACCGCCGTGGGCGAGTTCCACTACGTGCACCACGCCCGCGGCGGCACTCGCTACGACGACCCCAACGCCATGGGCCACGCGCTGATCGCGGCCGCCACCGAGGCCGGAATCCGGATCACCCTCCTCGACACCTGCTATCTCTCCGCCGGTTTCGGCAAGGCCCCCGGCACCCACCAGCTCCGCTTCTCCGACGGCACCGCGGACGCCTGGGCCGAACGCGTCGACGCGCTCCGTCCCGACCTCCACGCCCGCATCGGGGCCGCCGTCCACTCCGTACGCGCCGTGCCCGCCGGACAGTTGGGCACCGTGGCCCGCTGGGCGAAGGAGCGGCGGGTGCCCCTGCACGTCCACCTCTCCGAGCAGACGGCGGAGAACGACGCCTGCCGCGAGGCGTACGGCCGTACGCCGACCCAGCTGCTCGCCGAACACGGCGTCACGGGCCCGCGTACGACCGCCGTACACGCCACGCACCTCACCGACGCCGACATCGCGCTGCTCGGCGGCTCCGCGACGGGCGTGTGCATGTGCCCCACCACCGAACGCGACCTGGCCGACGGCATCGGGCCTGCCGTCGCGCTGCAACGGGCGGGCAGCCCGCTGTCGTTGGGCAGCGACAGCCACGCCGTCATCGACCTGCTGGAAGAGGCCCGCGCGCTCGAACTCGACGAGCGCCTGCGCACCCGTACGCGCGGCCACTGGACCGCCGCGCAGCTGCTGCGCACCGCGACGGAGCACGGCCACGCGGCCCTCGGCTGGCCCGAGGCGGGCCGCCTGGAACGCGGGGCGCCGGCGGACTTCACGACGGTCGCCCTGGACTCGGTCCGTACGGCGGGCCCGCCGCCCCGGCTGGCGACGGAGGCGGCGGTGTTCGCGGCGGGCAGCGCGGACGTACGCCACACGGTGGTCGGCGGCCGGTACGTCGTACGGGACGGGGTGCACGGGGTGGTCGGCGATGTGGCGGAGGCGCTGCGCACGTCGATCGCGGCGGTGCGGGAGTGA
- a CDS encoding MurR/RpiR family transcriptional regulator produces the protein MTGASGRLLQLFEGHRLTPAQRRIAHCMVRRASDAPFLSSVELAELAGVSQPSVTRFAVALGFDGYPALRRHLRDMPAEAAAQEAGGGAEPGNEYQQAVLAEIDNLRDLAALLADPTPVERAGRLLAASPALPVLGLRAASAQARGFAYFAAKVHPDVRLLDEGGSMLGDRVDAAVRAGATALLCFALPRYPRETVAALDHARGAGLRVVTVADSAFAPVAHPADVLLPAAVGRGLAFDTACAPMLLARVLLEAMCDGLPDAQARLEDFDARAAERALFVE, from the coding sequence ATGACCGGCGCGAGCGGGCGGTTGCTGCAGCTGTTCGAGGGGCACCGGCTGACGCCCGCGCAGCGGCGCATCGCCCACTGCATGGTGCGGCGCGCGTCCGACGCGCCGTTCCTGTCCAGCGTGGAGCTGGCGGAGCTGGCCGGGGTGAGCCAGCCGTCCGTGACCCGGTTCGCCGTGGCGCTCGGCTTCGACGGCTACCCGGCGCTGCGCCGGCACCTGCGGGACATGCCCGCCGAGGCGGCGGCCCAGGAGGCGGGCGGCGGCGCCGAGCCGGGCAACGAGTACCAGCAGGCCGTCCTCGCCGAGATCGACAACCTCCGCGACCTTGCCGCGCTGCTTGCCGACCCCACTCCCGTGGAACGCGCCGGACGGCTGCTCGCCGCCTCGCCCGCCCTGCCCGTACTGGGGCTGCGCGCCGCCTCCGCCCAGGCGCGAGGCTTCGCGTACTTCGCCGCCAAGGTGCACCCCGACGTACGGCTCCTCGACGAGGGCGGCTCGATGCTCGGCGACCGTGTCGACGCCGCCGTACGGGCCGGGGCGACCGCGCTGCTGTGCTTCGCGCTGCCCCGCTACCCGCGCGAGACCGTGGCCGCGCTGGACCACGCGCGGGGCGCGGGGCTGCGGGTCGTGACGGTGGCGGACAGCGCGTTCGCACCGGTGGCGCATCCGGCGGACGTGCTGCTGCCGGCGGCCGTGGGCAGGGGGCTGGCGTTCGACACGGCGTGCGCGCCGATGCTGCTGGCACGGGTGCTGCTGGAGGCGATGTGCGACGGGCTGCCGGACGCGCAGGCGCGACTGGAGGACTTCGACGCGCGGGCGGCGGAGCGGGCGCTGTTCGTGGAGTGA